In Fervidobacterium nodosum Rt17-B1, one genomic interval encodes:
- the panD gene encoding aspartate 1-decarboxylase — protein sequence MMEIMLKAKIHMATVTEKEIEYEGSIGIDEELLELSGIKINEMVLISDVNNGNRFITYVIPEPRGSRKISLNGAAARLVEKGDKIIIMAFGLYSKDEYKSPKILIMNSDNTVKEIR from the coding sequence ATGATGGAAATAATGTTAAAAGCAAAGATTCACATGGCAACGGTAACTGAAAAAGAGATAGAATACGAAGGAAGTATAGGAATAGATGAAGAATTATTAGAACTGAGTGGCATAAAAATTAACGAGATGGTTCTTATCTCAGATGTTAACAACGGTAACAGATTTATTACATATGTCATTCCAGAACCACGTGGGAGTAGAAAGATTTCTTTGAATGGTGCTGCCGCGAGACTCGTTGAAAAAGGTGATAAAATAATAATTATGGCATTTGGATTGTATTCCAAAGATGAGTACAAAAGCCCCAAAATTTTGATTATGAATTCCGATAACACGGTTAAAGAAATAAGATAA
- the nadE gene encoding NAD(+) synthase, with protein MIFNPKDEIIRIEKFIKRTMETYNFKGAVIGISGGVDSAVVLALLTRTIEKENILALILPERDSSKESVRDAKLVCNYFGVNYKIFPITGALRKLGAYSLFPPALFIPESIKISYSKKRWERYQDPYIMDLKNEGDELFLKGLAYYRIKHRVRMCKLYMEAEKRGYCVVGTTNKTELALGLYVKWGDDAVDIEPIKHLYKTQVFELAKHLGVPEKIINKKPTPDLIPGINDEDAFGIEYSKLDKILFSIESNEGKVEDIDEKLLSKVKEIMRFTKIRELKGLGIDDISNQKDRW; from the coding sequence ATGATTTTCAATCCGAAAGACGAAATTATCCGCATAGAGAAATTTATTAAACGTACAATGGAGACTTATAATTTTAAAGGAGCTGTAATTGGTATAAGCGGTGGAGTTGATTCAGCGGTAGTTTTGGCTTTACTTACACGAACAATTGAAAAAGAAAATATACTTGCACTCATATTACCAGAAAGGGACAGTTCTAAAGAGAGTGTAAGAGACGCCAAGTTAGTTTGTAACTATTTTGGAGTAAATTACAAAATATTTCCGATAACAGGTGCCTTAAGAAAATTAGGCGCTTATTCACTTTTTCCACCAGCTTTATTCATACCTGAAAGTATAAAGATAAGTTATTCCAAAAAAAGATGGGAAAGATATCAAGACCCATATATAATGGATCTAAAAAATGAGGGTGATGAACTTTTTCTAAAAGGCTTGGCATACTATAGAATCAAACACAGAGTAAGGATGTGTAAATTATATATGGAAGCTGAGAAACGTGGTTATTGTGTAGTTGGCACAACAAATAAAACAGAATTAGCACTCGGACTTTACGTCAAATGGGGCGATGATGCGGTTGATATCGAACCAATAAAACACTTGTATAAAACGCAAGTTTTTGAACTTGCTAAACATCTTGGAGTACCAGAAAAAATAATCAACAAAAAACCAACTCCCGACCTGATACCTGGCATAAATGATGAAGATGCATTCGGAATAGAGTATTCTAAACTTGACAAAATATTGTTTAGTATAGAAAGTAACGAAGGAAAAGTTGAAGATATAGACGAAAAACTTTTATCAAAAGTAAAGGAAATTATGAGGTTCACAAAGATAAGAGAATTAAAAGGCTTAGGAATTGATGATATTTCAAATCAAAAAGATCGGTGGTGA
- the lepA gene encoding translation elongation factor 4, giving the protein MKKIENVRNICIIAHIDHGKTTLTDRILEMTNAIEKRKMREQYLDSMDIERERGITIKSHPLRVYYKAEDGNEYEINIVDTPGHVDFSYEVDRSMAAVEGAILLVDATQGVQAQTVANTYKALEHNLEIVPAINKIDVPTANIEETIAEIEDLIGIPGEDIYKISAKEGIGVKELIEAVIKLVPAPATKEDGYLRALIFDAKYDKYRGVVTYVRVFDGEIKPGEKIMMMSSNEVYEIDEVGTFTPDMTPVESLKAGDIGYIIAGLKDVSKAKIGDTITKPENPSPEPLPGYKEVKPMVFAGMYPGLPEYYEELRKALDKYKLNDAALVYKPDHSPALGFGFRCGFLGLLHMDVVRERLEREFDIAVILTAPNVEYKVITHDYKELMINDPAKFPEEGEVLEIYEPYVKLSIITPPDYIGKLMNLVQNEKRGTLVSTENAGHERVVMHFEVPLAEIIFDFFDRMKAVSRGYASMDYEFLEYRKSDLVKITIYVNKEPVDALSFVAHRDKAYTIARKLVDKLAELIPQHQFEIPIQAKAGGRFIARSTVKALRKDVLAKCYGGDVTRKMKLLEKQKEGKKKLREIGNVTIPQEAFLAMLRIGEEEE; this is encoded by the coding sequence ATGAAGAAAATAGAAAATGTTAGAAATATCTGTATCATTGCGCATATAGATCATGGTAAGACAACACTCACAGATAGAATTTTAGAGATGACAAATGCTATTGAAAAAAGGAAGATGAGAGAGCAGTATCTTGATAGTATGGATATCGAACGTGAGAGAGGCATAACTATTAAGTCACACCCGCTTAGAGTGTATTACAAAGCAGAAGATGGTAATGAGTATGAGATAAACATAGTTGATACACCAGGTCACGTTGATTTTTCTTACGAAGTTGACAGAAGTATGGCGGCTGTTGAAGGAGCGATATTACTAGTTGACGCTACTCAAGGTGTACAAGCTCAGACAGTTGCGAATACTTACAAGGCATTAGAGCACAACCTTGAGATTGTTCCTGCGATAAATAAGATCGATGTCCCAACTGCTAATATAGAAGAAACAATTGCCGAAATTGAAGATTTAATTGGAATTCCAGGCGAAGATATTTACAAAATTAGTGCAAAAGAAGGAATAGGTGTTAAAGAACTTATAGAAGCGGTGATAAAGCTTGTACCAGCTCCTGCCACAAAAGAAGATGGATATTTGAGGGCTTTGATTTTCGATGCAAAGTACGACAAGTATAGAGGAGTTGTCACTTACGTTCGAGTATTTGATGGTGAGATTAAACCTGGCGAAAAAATAATGATGATGTCAAGTAATGAAGTGTACGAAATTGATGAAGTTGGTACGTTTACGCCCGATATGACGCCTGTTGAAAGTTTAAAAGCGGGTGATATTGGTTATATTATCGCTGGATTGAAAGATGTTTCGAAGGCAAAAATTGGTGATACAATTACAAAACCAGAAAATCCGTCACCTGAACCGTTACCTGGATACAAAGAGGTCAAACCTATGGTCTTTGCGGGTATGTATCCTGGATTACCGGAATATTATGAAGAATTGCGAAAGGCTCTTGATAAGTACAAACTTAACGACGCAGCTCTCGTTTATAAGCCTGATCACTCGCCAGCACTTGGCTTTGGTTTTAGATGTGGCTTTCTTGGACTTTTGCACATGGATGTTGTGAGAGAAAGGTTAGAGAGAGAATTTGATATTGCGGTAATATTGACGGCTCCAAACGTTGAGTACAAAGTTATTACTCATGATTATAAAGAATTGATGATTAACGACCCAGCAAAATTTCCAGAAGAAGGTGAGGTTTTAGAAATATACGAACCTTACGTCAAGCTTTCAATCATTACGCCACCGGATTACATAGGTAAACTCATGAACCTTGTTCAGAATGAAAAACGTGGTACGTTAGTTTCAACTGAGAATGCTGGGCATGAACGTGTTGTGATGCATTTCGAAGTACCATTGGCAGAGATAATATTTGATTTCTTCGACAGGATGAAAGCTGTAAGTCGTGGTTATGCGTCGATGGATTATGAATTTCTTGAATACAGAAAGAGTGATTTGGTGAAAATAACGATATACGTAAACAAAGAACCTGTTGACGCTCTTTCTTTTGTCGCGCATAGGGATAAAGCTTACACAATTGCAAGGAAACTTGTCGATAAACTTGCCGAACTTATTCCACAGCATCAATTTGAAATTCCAATTCAGGCTAAAGCTGGTGGAAGGTTTATAGCAAGATCAACTGTAAAAGCACTTAGAAAAGATGTCCTTGCCAAGTGTTATGGAGGAGACGTTACAAGAAAGATGAAATTACTCGAAAAACAAAAGGAAGGTAAGAAGAAGTTGAGAGAGATTGGAAACGTCACAATACCACAAGAAGCATTTTTGGCAATGCTTAGGATAGGTGAAGAGGAAGAATAA
- a CDS encoding M3 family oligoendopeptidase, with protein sequence MQWDFKTVFQSDEEAIENAKRYSKLIGSLVDELEKEKELNKIIKLIKEIEDSTDNFSKSIQYAWMRYSVNTKEKESQKLLGTIQSLESNVGEYFAKLEVRLSKLSKKDIQELKKIAPNYTHFIEVIEKRKKHLLSKEAEQVLALTSISRREAISKIHNKLESSYKFKIEIDGEIKVLTPEEVKALRRSTNSDLRKKAMKTFLKRFQEDSLVITEVYNLVVKDYDLESKIRKFARPISMRNFENEVSDDVVDSLIETTNENVNILREYYKWKSEVMNEKLTLADIYAPITTKARKFSFDEAKEIILDAYYSFSNKAGDIVKSFFENSRIDLYPREGKIGGAYCIYSTTKLPAYVLTNFNGDMYDIMTLAHELGHGLHGTLSKKQTYFNYDTPLTLAELASVFGEFLVFDYLKGKLDKEERLALISSKIEDTFATTFRQNFFTNFEIRSHDLISNSGYADWEELNDIYYEELRKTFGEVVEIPQWYKNEWAMISHFFETPFYVYSYNFAHCLVIALYQKYLEEGKSFTKKYLSLLESGGSLSPNELLSKVGIDISRSDFWEKAFDFIDSLVKEIKINYNK encoded by the coding sequence TTGCAGTGGGATTTTAAAACTGTATTCCAATCAGACGAAGAAGCTATAGAAAACGCTAAGAGATACTCTAAACTCATAGGCTCACTTGTTGATGAACTTGAAAAGGAGAAAGAGTTAAATAAAATAATTAAATTAATTAAAGAAATAGAAGATTCCACTGATAATTTCTCAAAATCAATTCAATACGCATGGATGCGGTATTCTGTAAACACTAAGGAAAAAGAGAGTCAAAAATTACTTGGTACCATTCAAAGCTTGGAATCTAACGTTGGTGAATATTTTGCGAAACTCGAAGTGCGTCTTTCAAAATTGAGCAAAAAAGATATTCAAGAATTGAAAAAGATAGCGCCCAATTATACACATTTTATAGAGGTTATTGAAAAGAGGAAAAAACACTTACTTTCAAAAGAAGCTGAGCAAGTGCTAGCTCTTACATCTATTTCAAGAAGGGAAGCGATATCGAAGATACACAATAAATTAGAAAGTTCTTACAAGTTTAAAATAGAAATAGATGGTGAAATAAAGGTTCTTACACCGGAAGAAGTAAAGGCTTTGAGACGTTCAACAAATAGTGATTTGAGAAAAAAAGCGATGAAGACATTCTTAAAAAGGTTTCAAGAGGATTCATTGGTTATAACGGAAGTATATAATCTCGTGGTTAAAGATTACGATTTAGAGAGCAAGATAAGAAAATTTGCTCGACCAATTTCGATGAGAAATTTTGAGAATGAAGTAAGTGACGATGTTGTTGATTCTTTAATTGAAACAACAAATGAAAATGTTAATATACTTAGAGAATATTACAAATGGAAATCCGAAGTTATGAACGAGAAACTAACACTTGCTGATATATACGCTCCAATAACAACAAAAGCAAGGAAATTTTCATTTGACGAAGCAAAGGAAATTATACTTGATGCGTATTATTCGTTTAGCAATAAAGCAGGTGATATTGTAAAATCATTTTTTGAAAATTCCAGGATAGATTTATACCCAAGAGAAGGGAAAATTGGAGGAGCTTATTGTATATACTCTACAACGAAGTTACCAGCATACGTATTGACGAATTTTAACGGTGATATGTATGATATAATGACACTTGCACACGAATTGGGACATGGTTTACATGGTACGTTATCAAAGAAACAAACATATTTTAACTACGATACGCCGCTTACTTTAGCAGAATTAGCATCTGTTTTTGGCGAATTTTTAGTGTTTGATTATTTAAAAGGAAAATTAGATAAAGAAGAAAGGTTGGCTCTTATTTCGTCAAAAATAGAAGATACGTTTGCTACTACGTTTAGGCAAAATTTCTTTACAAATTTTGAAATTCGCTCTCATGATTTGATAAGCAACTCAGGATACGCAGATTGGGAAGAGCTGAACGATATATATTACGAAGAGTTGAGAAAAACTTTCGGAGAGGTTGTTGAAATACCGCAGTGGTACAAAAATGAATGGGCAATGATTTCACACTTCTTTGAGACGCCGTTTTATGTTTATTCTTATAACTTTGCTCATTGTTTAGTTATTGCGTTGTACCAGAAATACTTGGAAGAAGGAAAGTCATTTACGAAAAAATATCTTAGCTTGCTCGAAAGTGGAGGAAGTCTTTCACCAAATGAGTTGTTATCAAAGGTGGGAATAGATATATCAAGGAGTGATTTTTGGGAGAAAGCTTTTGATTTTATTGATAGTCTTGTTAAAGAGATTAAAATAAATTATAATAAGTGA
- the acpP gene encoding acyl carrier protein, with protein MTVVDREELFKKVAEIISEKLNVPIEDIDEDSHLIEDLGADSLDAFDLVMVFEDEFGVKIEDEEVEKILTVRNIVDLLSKKLKEE; from the coding sequence TTGACAGTTGTGGATAGAGAAGAACTCTTTAAAAAAGTTGCGGAAATTATTTCAGAAAAACTGAACGTACCTATTGAAGACATTGATGAAGATAGTCATCTTATTGAGGATCTTGGCGCTGATTCACTTGATGCTTTCGATCTTGTGATGGTTTTTGAAGACGAGTTTGGAGTTAAGATTGAAGATGAAGAGGTTGAAAAGATTCTTACAGTGAGAAATATCGTTGATTTACTATCTAAAAAACTAAAAGAAGAATAA
- a CDS encoding DUF342 domain-containing protein: protein MDINITVSSDKMEAYLTVNSVFPDETITLESLIEEIRNAKIVHGIDYDALRSFCQNPTIGVQLLFAHGDKPKDGEDGRVVFEFKETSSAQTILSGNKVDFREFPVQKRIIVKKGQKIASIFPPTEGIPGRNVYGEPVPAKKGNEAKIVLGKNVSLSEDGRHIISTTDGILKVDPEKNIIEVSEYLEIEGDVDYSTGNIDFPGSVFVKGDVKPGFVIRAKGDIEINGVVEASSIISLEGNVKISGAKGKDKGLIKAKKDVYLKYAESTTIECENLFFEHELLNCTVRVTNSIIGKGRNSSIIGGEYIASNLIEADEIGSDIGVKTYLEVGVNPYVREEIKLLKAQIEIDKSSIQKLLNTLKQYKELKDKKVQIPPEREKQFSKAAKTLINLREQLEKNIVKLHELEDTISKITFDSKIIARKLLHAGVEVLIHNARFYPTVDLPKAVLKFENGQIVAGGYSEK, encoded by the coding sequence ATGGACATAAATATTACCGTTTCCTCTGATAAAATGGAAGCTTATCTTACTGTTAATAGTGTTTTCCCAGACGAAACAATAACATTGGAATCACTAATCGAAGAAATACGAAATGCAAAAATTGTCCACGGCATCGATTATGATGCATTAAGGTCTTTTTGCCAAAACCCTACTATTGGTGTACAACTGTTATTTGCACACGGGGATAAACCAAAAGATGGTGAAGATGGTAGAGTTGTCTTTGAATTTAAAGAAACGAGCTCAGCTCAAACAATTTTGTCTGGAAATAAAGTTGATTTTAGAGAATTTCCTGTTCAAAAAAGAATAATTGTAAAAAAAGGACAAAAAATAGCATCAATTTTCCCACCTACGGAAGGAATCCCAGGAAGGAATGTATATGGCGAACCTGTTCCAGCAAAGAAAGGAAATGAAGCGAAGATTGTACTTGGAAAGAACGTTTCATTAAGTGAAGATGGTAGGCATATCATCTCAACAACAGACGGAATATTAAAAGTTGACCCAGAAAAAAACATAATAGAAGTTAGTGAATATTTAGAAATTGAAGGTGATGTTGATTATAGTACAGGAAACATAGATTTCCCTGGATCTGTATTTGTTAAAGGAGATGTTAAACCAGGATTCGTGATAAGGGCAAAGGGTGATATAGAAATTAACGGTGTTGTTGAGGCATCAAGTATAATATCATTAGAAGGTAACGTTAAAATCAGTGGGGCAAAAGGTAAAGATAAAGGTTTGATAAAAGCAAAAAAAGATGTCTATTTAAAATATGCGGAGTCAACAACTATCGAATGTGAAAACTTATTTTTTGAGCACGAATTATTAAACTGTACTGTCAGGGTCACTAACTCAATTATAGGAAAAGGTAGAAATTCATCAATAATCGGTGGTGAATACATCGCATCAAACCTTATAGAAGCAGACGAGATAGGTTCTGATATAGGCGTAAAAACTTATTTAGAAGTTGGTGTTAATCCATATGTTAGAGAAGAAATAAAGTTGTTAAAAGCTCAAATTGAAATAGACAAAAGCAGCATCCAAAAATTGTTGAATACATTAAAACAATATAAAGAACTTAAAGATAAAAAAGTGCAAATTCCACCCGAAAGAGAAAAACAATTTTCAAAAGCCGCAAAAACACTCATCAACTTAAGAGAGCAACTTGAAAAAAATATAGTGAAACTTCACGAATTGGAAGACACAATTTCAAAAATCACTTTCGACTCAAAGATAATTGCTAGGAAATTATTGCATGCTGGTGTAGAGGTATTAATACATAATGCAAGGTTTTATCCAACAGTTGATTTACCAAAAGCTGTCCTTAAATTTGAAAATGGTCAAATTGTAGCTGGTGGGTATAGTGAAAAATGA
- the coaE gene encoding dephospho-CoA kinase (Dephospho-CoA kinase (CoaE) performs the final step in coenzyme A biosynthesis.), producing the protein MIICVTGKIGTGKSTVSRFFENRGFVHINVDKLGHRAFEEMKEDILNAFGTTDRKKVGEIVFRDKSKLSLLESILHPKMKELLMEEIKKYNGRNIVIEAAIKRRLKINCCDIVITVVSTPNKIKERLRERYSDDLINEILKNQEDIIEEGIIIENIGTIEELETKLNKVWEEYIKDKVGI; encoded by the coding sequence ATGATAATCTGTGTTACTGGGAAGATCGGTACTGGAAAGAGTACGGTATCAAGGTTTTTTGAAAACCGTGGTTTTGTCCACATCAATGTGGATAAATTAGGGCATAGAGCTTTTGAAGAAATGAAAGAAGATATTTTGAATGCATTTGGAACAACCGATAGAAAAAAAGTAGGAGAAATAGTATTTAGGGATAAAAGCAAATTATCATTGCTAGAATCTATATTACATCCAAAAATGAAAGAATTGTTAATGGAAGAAATAAAAAAATATAATGGCAGAAATATAGTAATCGAAGCGGCTATAAAAAGAAGGTTGAAGATAAACTGTTGCGATATAGTTATAACAGTTGTCTCAACACCAAATAAGATAAAAGAAAGATTACGTGAAAGATACTCAGATGACTTAATAAACGAAATTTTGAAAAATCAAGAAGACATAATAGAAGAGGGAATAATAATTGAAAATATAGGAACGATTGAAGAATTGGAAACAAAACTAAATAAAGTATGGGAAGAATATATAAAAGATAAAGTGGGAATTTAA
- a CDS encoding type I phosphomannose isomerase catalytic subunit → MSKIKILPEFRAMVWGNQELNSIFNINSKEPIGEIWLLSGHHLYENKLDTGETVNEFGKKIYNGKYKRFPILIKLVSTSKWLSVQVHPDDEFAQKIENEPWGKSEAWYFLTDGEFAICENVDALEKLAKKNELEKLPEILKFVKVKQGTFVNIPAGTVHALGPNSTVIEVQQSSDLTYRIYDWGRPRETHLEKALKVSKNIKVDDIVFENVTNLSSKYFTMEIFETKESFVNSSSSLSLPIIKIPTKIDKNFCASISYEKEFEQGQIYVYNFL, encoded by the coding sequence ATGAGCAAAATAAAGATTTTACCCGAATTTCGAGCTATGGTTTGGGGAAACCAAGAACTAAATAGTATTTTCAATATAAATTCAAAAGAACCAATTGGGGAAATATGGCTACTATCCGGTCATCATTTGTACGAGAATAAGCTTGACACAGGTGAGACGGTAAATGAATTTGGAAAAAAGATTTACAATGGAAAATACAAAAGATTTCCAATACTTATAAAACTTGTTTCAACAAGTAAATGGTTAAGCGTTCAAGTTCATCCAGATGACGAATTTGCTCAAAAAATAGAAAATGAACCATGGGGCAAGAGTGAAGCTTGGTACTTTCTTACCGATGGAGAATTCGCAATATGTGAAAATGTAGACGCATTAGAAAAATTAGCTAAGAAAAATGAACTTGAGAAATTACCTGAAATACTTAAATTTGTAAAAGTTAAGCAAGGTACCTTTGTAAATATACCAGCAGGTACCGTTCACGCACTTGGGCCGAATAGCACAGTAATAGAAGTTCAGCAAAGTTCGGACTTAACGTACAGAATTTACGATTGGGGAAGACCAAGAGAAACTCACCTTGAAAAAGCTTTGAAAGTTTCAAAAAATATAAAAGTTGATGATATCGTTTTTGAAAATGTCACAAATCTTTCTTCAAAATACTTCACTATGGAAATTTTCGAAACAAAAGAATCGTTCGTTAATAGCTCTTCAAGTCTTTCTTTACCTATCATTAAAATACCAACAAAAATAGATAAAAATTTCTGTGCGTCTATTTCATATGAAAAAGAATTTGAGCAGGGGCAAATATACGTCTACAATTTTTTATAA
- a CDS encoding sensor histidine kinase, with protein sequence MITRKICESLVKIFEVDKNIPEINEIADEIAQFVGVNKISIAIYEENKSLFRVLFTNLLPAYSKIPYSLVDERDSFSKTSIMDLDNLYLYKLKNTNSGKIIGLVLTDSIPSKMPNFNELSDFLSFVLNFIPGYEKSKKYLEKYRSLWMLTNIFEGSESVDELIESFLKVMTQILDAEVSYIINFPKDRNTNSKINVKKFQYSNDIIEKFELDFSDLDENVYRYFKGSEKIIYKPIGLEHILKIDNVLSVLIFNSQIGLFIFANKKEPKSYALYKAFDSMDLEIAKDSINRLFLAKGRIEFEKRLKEELDKLRQLQANYETLIEEQKEQIRKMNAVHYISQAIRTMYSVKNVYKTLLLGLTSGRLLGYNRALFLAYDEKKDILVGKMWLGPESESVEDDWRKANQRAMRYSDVVQYLREESMLLEFDNKLTKMIEGKVFPYKAHPILEKSVLRKKIFVANEKIINTMGMEAIDLVNLLGTKEFAVIPLAGREETFGVIIVDNYHTKKPIKENDVEILKILSDSASLAVETAINYEDLRNKTLSLERQKSLIEYLREFSDSVLQNMSSAIIVLDREGKITEWNKKAEIYFGRPKEQMTGIDLKLLGTEFEDIEEMAFQSMKIKEEITLSNYLIQIGGMERFYDIRITPFWDTEKIMLRGVIITLDDVTDRVNLEKERKKQEKLAALGEMAARVAHELRNPISVLGGFIKRLEKNIDNPESGKKYVNIIKEEILRLEQIVNEILDFSREPRALEFTTFNINKLINDVYILHEDKIREKNILFSLETESEEIIVYAEYSRIKQVIINLLQNAIEATPNNGKILVETKTKFDRVVVSVWNEGTPIDKDTADKLFTPFFTTKVHGTGLGLAICKKIVEDEHKGKIYHEATEDGNRFTIEIPKEMPKEIS encoded by the coding sequence GTGATTACAAGAAAAATATGCGAATCATTAGTAAAAATTTTCGAAGTAGATAAGAATATCCCAGAGATAAATGAAATCGCAGATGAAATCGCACAATTTGTAGGTGTAAACAAAATATCGATTGCCATATACGAAGAGAATAAATCACTTTTTAGAGTACTTTTCACAAATCTTCTTCCAGCCTATTCAAAAATCCCCTACAGTCTTGTTGACGAAAGAGATTCATTTTCTAAAACATCCATAATGGATCTCGACAACCTATACCTTTACAAATTGAAAAATACGAATTCAGGAAAAATCATTGGCCTTGTTTTAACTGATAGCATCCCATCGAAAATGCCAAATTTTAATGAACTTAGTGACTTTTTATCGTTTGTCCTAAACTTTATACCAGGATACGAGAAATCGAAAAAATATCTTGAAAAATACAGGTCACTATGGATGTTAACAAATATATTTGAAGGCAGCGAATCAGTTGATGAATTAATTGAAAGTTTTTTGAAGGTGATGACCCAAATATTAGACGCCGAAGTATCATATATAATTAATTTTCCTAAGGATAGAAACACGAACAGTAAAATAAATGTTAAAAAGTTCCAATACTCTAATGATATTATCGAAAAATTTGAATTGGATTTTTCTGATTTAGATGAGAATGTCTACAGATATTTTAAGGGTTCAGAAAAAATTATCTACAAACCTATCGGTTTGGAGCATATACTTAAAATTGACAACGTTCTCTCTGTTCTTATATTTAACTCTCAAATTGGTTTATTTATCTTTGCAAATAAGAAAGAACCAAAATCTTATGCGCTTTATAAAGCTTTTGACTCAATGGATCTTGAAATAGCTAAAGATTCTATAAACAGATTATTCCTTGCTAAAGGGAGAATAGAATTTGAAAAGAGGTTAAAAGAGGAATTAGATAAACTTCGCCAATTACAGGCAAATTATGAAACACTTATAGAAGAACAGAAAGAGCAAATAAGAAAGATGAATGCCGTTCACTATATAAGTCAGGCAATTAGAACAATGTACAGCGTAAAAAATGTATATAAGACTCTACTGCTCGGTTTAACTTCTGGCAGACTTCTTGGATATAACCGTGCTTTATTTCTGGCTTACGATGAAAAAAAAGACATACTCGTAGGAAAAATGTGGCTTGGTCCTGAAAGCGAAAGTGTAGAAGACGATTGGCGGAAGGCTAATCAACGTGCTATGAGGTATTCTGATGTAGTACAGTACCTTAGAGAAGAATCAATGCTTTTAGAATTTGATAACAAATTAACTAAAATGATAGAAGGTAAAGTTTTTCCATATAAAGCCCACCCAATCCTTGAAAAAAGCGTGTTAAGGAAGAAAATATTTGTTGCAAATGAAAAAATAATAAACACAATGGGGATGGAAGCAATAGATCTTGTAAATTTACTTGGAACAAAAGAATTTGCGGTTATACCTCTTGCTGGAAGAGAAGAAACATTTGGTGTAATAATCGTAGATAATTATCACACGAAAAAGCCCATAAAAGAAAATGATGTAGAAATATTAAAAATACTCTCTGACAGTGCAAGCTTGGCTGTAGAAACAGCTATAAACTATGAAGATCTGAGAAACAAAACTTTATCCCTTGAACGCCAAAAAAGTTTAATAGAGTACTTACGAGAATTTTCAGATTCAGTGCTTCAAAACATGTCATCTGCGATAATCGTACTAGACCGGGAAGGAAAAATAACAGAGTGGAACAAAAAAGCGGAAATTTACTTTGGAAGGCCAAAAGAACAAATGACCGGAATTGATCTAAAATTACTCGGAACAGAATTTGAAGACATCGAAGAAATGGCATTCCAAAGCATGAAAATAAAAGAAGAAATAACCCTAAGTAATTATTTAATACAAATAGGTGGTATGGAGAGATTTTACGATATAAGAATAACTCCATTTTGGGATACCGAAAAAATCATGTTAAGAGGTGTAATAATTACTCTTGATGACGTTACAGATAGAGTGAATCTCGAGAAGGAAAGGAAGAAACAAGAAAAGCTTGCCGCACTTGGTGAAATGGCAGCACGTGTTGCCCATGAACTTAGAAATCCAATCTCTGTGCTTGGTGGATTTATAAAAAGACTTGAAAAAAACATTGATAATCCAGAGTCAGGTAAGAAATATGTTAATATAATTAAAGAAGAAATATTGAGACTTGAGCAGATAGTAAATGAAATATTAGATTTTAGTCGTGAACCTAGAGCTTTGGAGTTTACAACATTCAATATAAACAAACTTATCAACGATGTATACATATTGCATGAAGACAAAATACGCGAAAAGAACATATTGTTTTCACTCGAAACTGAATCGGAAGAAATCATCGTTTACGCCGAATATTCCAGAATAAAGCAGGTAATTATTAACCTTCTTCAAAATGCAATTGAAGCTACGCCAAATAATGGTAAAATATTAGTGGAAACAAAAACAAAATTTGATAGAGTTGTTGTGTCTGTATGGAACGAGGGTACACCTATCGATAAGGATACCGCCGATAAACTTTTTACACCTTTCTTTACAACCAAGGTTCACGGAACGGGTTTAGGATTGGCAATATGCAAAAAAATAGTTGAAGATGAGCATAAAGGTAAAATTTATCATGAAGCTACAGAAGATGGTAATAGATTTACGATAGAAATCCCAAAAGAAATGCCTAAAGAAATTTCTTAA